aacaaaaaaaaaaattttttaaaaaacatttttcacctCTTATTAGATGCATTTAGTTTTATACCGGGTGTccgattttaacttttattcttagtttgagaaaaaattaatttaagttattGCAATCTCGAATCATAAAAAACATGTGCAAAAAATTTCTGGTCGACGAACGCATAAGATTTACAGAggttttctccaaaactgtaaGACATAGAGAATTGAAAATGCCTAATTCCATACCAACACAATCTGATTTTATGAAGAGGatgatttttccaaatttagtaCCCCGAggatattatttatagtttttaggaAGCTTGAAAAAGTATATTAAGCTTCGAATATTGAATCTATTATAAATACCTACCGTGCTGACTTGGTAATATGGTggcaattaaaattcaattagccacgtaattttctttttgtatattttttggcaAAATGTAATAGCGGTGTatggatatttaatttcaaacattgggtacttttatattttatgaacgccAAATGCACAATGTCCTCTTGccataacttttgaaaaatatatggaattttgaaaaaaaattatgtttttgtttacaggagctcataaaatttcaaaatctaaaaaaaagtaCTGATCCTATAGAAAATCAAATAGCTCTCATAATAGATGttggaccaaaaaaatttttcccttaaaataaacaagattaaaaactatttaatacgTAGTACATTTCTAAAATGTGCCCATCGcatatagatattatattttatttttcaaaatttcgtacCCCAACTAAGAAACAAAAGGGAGTGGAATGTCAAAACtgatcactctgtatataaaaatattattttatttataaataaaaaaattaacatatatttatacataaaaacaattattaattaattttagcttatttatacatataaaaaacgaTTATTTAATTAGCTATATGTATTTCAGGAGTAATTAGAAATGTCCGCAGCTGACACTCTTCTTTTTTGGGTAGTTAGACAGGAAAAATATTCTGAACTCTCAGGCAAAGcggtgaattttattttatccttCGCAACAACATACCTATATGAGAGTGGGTTTTACACCTCGTATCGTGATAAAAGCGAAACACGGAAATTGAATTGATGCTCAGTCAGGATTAAGgttcaaattttccaaaataactCTTAAAATCGACTCAATTTGCGACAAGAAACAATCCCACCTATCACATTAAtcctgaatatatattttttcgacaCTGTATTTGTTaactttgattataaaataaaaaaaacttattttatataaggagagatattcttatttttagggGAGGGAGGGTTTCACTGTCGTCTGGAAACTTTTACAGGGGTACGTGGGGCCGTTTGTTTGAGGAATTCTGATCTATGGGAAACCATTTAAGAATCCAAGGTCCAAACCCTTAATTAGCAAATGAGACAGAACAATTCAAtgtaataaacacaaaaattaagtaagtttattattttgaaaatttccgaggAAATGAATAGGTAATTAGAAtaacaactttaatttttaaaatacagtatGATAATTGTCTCCTTGGGCAAAGCAAGTTGAAATTAAGTTTATCAATTGcacttacataaaaaaattaattaactttttaaccggataacaaaaattaattatattaaattaaatttcatatcgTCATAATAAATTACTATCCAAAATCGTTCATTAGGTATAAGCGCGACATTTAATGTATCTTGTTGTGATATCCATGCGATCAACAAAATTATAAGGTCAAAAGTttcgttttaataatataaaaaatttacaaaaatacattaCAGTAATGGACCACACTTTGAATGTCGAAACTCTAATTAGtcgattaaatttttcaatatgatctaaaagtttttttctccAGAAACGATTTgcttcatttttgttttatttgaattttatatttgatcatGATTTGTATTGTAATGTAGGTATATCAGACATCATCGAAAATCATAAATCGTGTTCTAGCTAGGCATGGGTCATAGAATGCAATCATTTTCGCCCTGGAGCATGGTTCAAAAATTATGATCCGTCGAGATATGGACGAGAGATAGATGAGGTTTTTGTAATCAATCTCAATCAAGAGGAGTTAACCCTTAAAATCAAAGTAATTCGTAGGAGACTTTTTCAACATGACTGCAACTGTCGAAACAGGAAACACATGAATATCGATCGGCAGCTATTTCTAtgagattcttttttttttcacttttaggATGCGTGTATATCTCCCCTAGGATTGAAAGCAGCTGGATGAAACTTAGTGGTTTATATTTTCCTCCTGATCAGAGGTGAGATTGTCTTAAAATTAGGTTATCTGTAtcgttttcaaataaatgaactaatacattattattataacggGTTATAACGTTGGCTAATACGAATCGAAAAGCATTTCGaataaaactaactttttttaacatgaaaaatgataaatacgTACATTCAGgacataatataaattttaacaagtttttaagttattttttttttttttttttaaatagaaaaattgctTTTAGCTAAAAAGAACGCTCAGCTCAGTTAAATTACTGAGCGCTCGCCCGTtaggttatattattctatggcGCTCGCTAAGAAAAGTGAAAGTAGGTACCGGTaatccattatttttttaaatgaactttaTTAGGGGAATcccataaaatttaagaaatgagaatattatctataattttgtatttgctGTGATGTGGTACCTTAgatcatataatttaatattttcaaagtgtGGTACAAATGCttgtgtttaattttaagtgCAGTTAACGTTATTGAATTGTTTGaacgttatttttatataatcaattaataataataaattattattatattttttactgttgTGGAAACACCTATAtcagtttttttaatcattataatttttaagtagtaATTTAGATATTAACCTAATAGAATAATAcatttattcgaaatattttgttaattgtttcatttaccaatgatttttttaaaaatgtttcatttaataattgtcaggctgaaattttgtttgcctaaattgattaattttgtattcgaggtatctattttttaattttaatttttatgtttttgatatcctggaataaaaatatttggtcttaaaattttgaaaaaaccttAAGGAACTCTATAACTATGAATTTTTCAAGGTTTTTGGATTGTCTAATTCAGACTTAAGACTTGTACAGACCTTTTGAAGACATCCTCCATATTAAAAATGTTGCTAATTCATaactgttttcaaaatatttttatttagataataaaatacataattttaaatttcaaattatcaataacatttccGACATTCACAAgatcattttataacaaaaataactttcGTTCCTTTATTAACATCAGTATACTGTCCTATATGATGAGGGCAtcgttataatttataatacatagtcCAACCGTGCCGGACAGCATACTGGCATTAGTAAAAgaaacttataataaaatttaagtaaaaacgttgtataaaaatttttacgacaTTCTAATAGTTATAAAGTTGTTTGGGAGCTGTACGGCcctaatgttttaattttgaaatattttaattaattcaaagcGGATTTTTCTATTTCCCTAAtaaatcttattaaaattatgattagtaTCAATCCAGCAATGATTTTAGTAATTGACAGCAAAAGATAATAGATAtacgtaaaaaatttataatcagttaattgtttattaacaataaaaagtatttttagtaAGATTCGATTAATCTCATGTGGTActcgaaatttttaattttaatcatcgGCAGCGAACAATTATGCTcaatattctttatatttagaaatatctGTTAATAGAGCAGTTAGTACTTAGAGAACATGCCATGCCAATATCATAAGCACCTAGTTCATGACCTCGTATACTTTGGTTCTTAAATGCCCCTAGACTTTAGTCGATTTGTTAATAAGtacaaagaaatatattttaactatcGTGCTGGCATACGACGTTTTCTAGATACcctaccaaaaatattttacatatctaCAGAAGAATATCACAAACAGCTTAGAATTGCTATAAATGATTATTCTCTCATTGGCgtagaaatgaaataattaattactaaaaccTTCATGTTCTAATTAAACTAATCACAATTTTGATATGGTTTTGTTTTTCAGCCACGTTTTACAAtccacttaaatttattttaaaaaaataatttcaattttagaatCACAAAGCTCCCAAACAAAACAACTTTGTACCAATATAAGTTTAGCTAATCTCCTTGTATAAATCACATTTTTGGGCTCAACATACACTGATCTAGCAAAaacaatgttatttaaaattctgtTTTGTACTTGCTTGTAATAGAAATCATCAAATATTGATCAAACAAAACGAAACGTTGTTTAACAAATAGTTTTgttgagtaaaaaattttttgtttaaaaacaatagggaatattcatgaaatttaaatttcgttcaaatatttttcttccgtaactttaatgactggacatttcaactaaaccattattttagtaattaatatctttttaataacttaaaattaattaatcaaaatacaaattcagtgaaggcaattaaaaatttctaaaacggaaattcaaatttttatacggacgtgacatcaaagtacgggcttgtcaaatttgttgacatactgtatgatattaattacttacattttatatggtatttcattaaattatactattctacggctttttattagaaaacttaataataacgagtgtaaattctgtgttgtaaattcatttttttaaagtaaaaaattgacagatcacatacttatacgtcatcaacagagagcgccaaaaaactgcgtttaaatatctcaaaattataatgtattttaaatatttttttacacttaaatacagcatttttaagcagtatttatattttttactttgttataacggtgtaaacaatgaataaaaaatataaaaaaaatacatgaatattccctatttgtCACTGTGTGATGGCATCgagtacaatattttttaaaaaggttttgtATAATCTTGCCTATCAatatatggtacaaaacaacagctactttttatataatactttctgaaaaatattttctttattgtaaCAAAAGGTATTATTTGATTACtgtgaattggaaattttgttaaacaaaacatatttacaCAAATCGTTTTgtttaaagaaatttgtttgatcagtgttttttaaaatttttgcattgcTTCCTTGTTTTGGCTAACAAGGTTTTGCTGGATCAATGTATATCAAGTCTTGaccgtaaaaatttttgtataaatataaaaaattaaaattaaatcaacattaaattaaattcgacATTTTAGACAGAATGATTACGGATACGAATCAAAAAAGTGTGCGACAGCTATGATCAAATCCTCTCGCTTTGCTTTTCTCAAAGCGTGCGTTAAATTTGTTCTTAATTTTCTTCGTTCATACATAGGATCTTCTTCGAATGTATGTAAcatctggaaaaaaaattactgtagtTGTAAGATAATATAATCGGAAGATCACGAGTAAAAAACATGGTATATATTTAAACTTAgcgatttttcttaaaaatactcctagaacatcaggaaaaacCAAATTAACAGACCctgtgaattttttttcctcCCGGTCTAGAAGCATTTTTAAGATTGCTGCTATTGCCACCCGCCAGGGATATCCGTGTCTTTAAGGATCACAATGCGTGTCTGAAATTATAGGCagggatatattttatattagttatataaattataggcACGGATATCCGTGGCGGCAATAGACACTTTGTGTTAAGAAAAGTCGCTTAagagtaaatttaataaaacatttaatttcaaaCCTCCAATATTTGCGTTGGCATATCATTTCTATGCTTTCTATATATAACGTCCATTGTACCTTCACGTAAGCCCAAATATCGACCTACTATCTTCCATTTATTACCTAAACGTTCAGAAATATGTTTAAAGCATTTATCTCTTACGACATCATCATATTGTGTGTTTGGTCGTGAGGTAGGAAGGTCATTTGGTGCCATATGCGTATGATCTTGAGGGACATTTATTTGTATTGATGGCATGTATTCAGGAGCACTTGGTCTAACAGGTGGCATTTGTTGAGTACCATTTGATACTGTCGGAGGTTCATggttaatttgatttgattgacTATAGTTCAaacctaaaaatatttacaaataaatttagtaattactaatttttcttGTTTCTCATTTGAAATCAGAAACTAACATGTATTTGTTCGAGCTGGAAAATGTCTGTGTTCCCTGTATTGTTGATTTTCGTAAaagtgaatataatttaaaacctctataagGCTTTGTTCTCCAATTCTTAATGCTATTTGTCGCAGTGGTGCAACATTCTCTTTAGTTAAAATATCTgctttttctaacaaattaattaaatcttcTAATTTATCACAATAACTCAAACGTCGCACTGAGTTCAaatctttttcataaaattttttcagttcaaagaaatttatgttatttatgtaCTGACTGCACATTGtaataaaatcaagttttaaaCGATCATAAGAGAGAAACATTTTATCGCTGAATCTTTAAATACTTTTTCTGttttaatcactttttttggttaaataacTGACAATCGTAACAACTGTCACCCAAAGACTATAGGATGCTCTTTGCTGTCAACATTTCACTTGTCTTGTCATTTGGTAATTTGGTATGCATTTGTTAGTTGTTTAATATTCTTTGATTTTATCAACCGAATCttaaaagttgacatttttatattgtCTAGTACTCTAGTAGATGGCGATAAATTCTAGAATTCAGAAAAacgtaaattttgtatttgtatgtattttttgagaaaatattatacattgataatttttagCATAGTATTTGAGAAAAACTACATCCGTTTTTTAGGTGCCTGATTTTTTCATAACAATTGACAAAAACATCAATGATTTAAAAAGGCGCCAGAATGTGTAGAAAAGTTTCTGGTCCgtaaaagcaaaaatattttcataatattcttttGAGAAAAAGTTTGAGCAAATATAgttttacgaaaaataattgtttaaaatttgaaattctataattaaaattttaaaaagaagaatacagtatttaaaataaaaaatcggtcAAGTGCAAATTTAACTTCGTTGCACTGGTTCGTAAAGATGATTTGGATATAGAATAAGTTCACAttcaatatcaaataaaagtttatcggtttatatttaatgttttaccaAATTTAATGTGTATGATAAAAGTGACTTTGATCAATtcgaagtttttattttgtgaatttttagtCTGCAGTTTTCATTAGAAAACAACTGTattcataagaaaatttttattgcgtccCCAAGGTTTTAATCGTcggtttttcgtttttttttattctgataggaaaatcatcaaataataattattcgatAATCTAccttttagattaaaaaaaaaaaaaaaattgatatccaTCAATTTGAAGCTTGatgcaattcaaaattttttgggtccCGTGATAGAGCTTCTGAGAATTTTCTTAGGTAAACATTTgttcaaaataacataaaaaacacGTATTCGccccgtgcatgagttttactggaggcgtttccatggtaatgatactctactttattaatataattgtatggatgcatataatTGAATGGATTGCATCCATAgcttacattgaaaatctaatattattgtctaacaaatttaaataagtaattatgataatttacatttaaaaaatattatttatacaattccgtttcttattttcaatgcaacaagttaaattaatttttatttttcaataattttaatttgacatttattgacatttgttgacatttactataacatttaactgtttcaaatatgtttttagtcgatacattgaaatttattggTGACATCACATTTTGTGCATTCTTTTACCCGGAATTCCAATGTGTATAATTGGATATCGCCCTtctgttataaaaatatcagtCAGCTAACAATTTTGCATACAATcgaaattatcatattatcatctAAAAGTGATACGTTTTTAAAACGTTGGTACGGAATACTAAAAAtgaaattcgaataaaaacgtgttcatattttaattaatattcgtttgtccataatattttaatgaatatttaatccGAAAAGATAAAAGAAATCTATACATCTGTAAGatatttgtgtttttcaataagaaacataataaaatttttcaatcaatgaTATCACCTGATGTGTTCACGATTTATGATATTTGCAGAACATAATTAATTGATGAGTTTTAGGTACTAGTCGAGCCGgtcaaagtttataataaaaataaatgtacattgGAAAATTGCACCTAACTTATCTAGAATTGatgataaaaagtatttaaaaaatcgaatgatCTTTAGTGAACTATCTCGCCATAAAGTAAAATTGTCATAATCACTTGAGGAGATtatcaaatgaaaacaattagatacagaaaatttttttttgcagattgTAACAAATGAATTCTGTGAGTCATAAATATACGATACAAGTGTATATTACAAACGCATGcgcatttcaatgatttgaatatgGGAACCTCCTCTTTAAAGCCAGCCGAACTGATGAGAAAACGGTTAGCTTGTGAGGTGTGCTTGCTAAAAATCAGTCACTGATACATTATTGCTggtcaattaaaaaagaattcacttaaaatattcattaaaattatgtttaatttataaaaactataaaaccgggagtgaattttttttatttataatttattttcatattgtgattttatttcaatattttttttgtgatataattaagtataaattaaaatctaaatcaCATTAATAATGGCTAGTGTCAGTAATATGGAAGTAACAATGCCaaattattcttatatttttaattttgaagagGATTTCATACATCAAGAAACCAGGAAATGGATGGTGGAAAATTGGACATTAGGTTTTTATTATACGGGattatatatgattattatattcgGCGGTCAACATTATATGCAAAATAGACCGCGATTTGAATTACGAGGTTTACTATCATTTTGGAACACATGTTTAGCATGTTTTTCTATAATCGGTTTTACTCGAACTGCTCCAGaattatttcatgttttaaaacattACGGACTTCATCATTCAGTATGCGTGCCAAGGTaagtttgaaaacaaattttttatcctttttaataaatgacacaaaattcttcttttttttttttgttgtaatttgtgaataaaatgATTGAACGGCATGTACTACTTTAGAGTAGAATTGAATGTGAGGTATGCTTACTTTCACGTTGATAACCTAAAAGTGATCATcagtcaaatatttcatttaaaaatattcacctttttaaaaaaacgcggctaaataaatattaattttgtgttatatGCCTTCGTTTATTTAAACAccatgaaaacaaaaaaagttgatttatgttaattttttttgataataactgtaattaaaaattttaaaattaagttttttaagtatctgttaatttaaattttacttaatttttaaattttcggtcttgttgttatgtttttaattgtaGCGAATTGATTTATTCATTGTACGAAAATTTTTACTGTTTGTTTATATACATTGACTTTTATGCAAACCCGttgaaaaattctaatttttctaaTCGTTCACTTTTTAAATACCCTGCTTAGTGTTTATATGTAACAATGAGGggtgtattaaatttattgtgtaaTATTTGAGGGGttgtattaaatttagtctaagGTTAAAGTTACACTCAGAAATATTGTTGAAGGGAAAACATTTTgctacaggtgttcataaaattattgtattattcgATGTCCGCCTGTCTATAACTTAGTGTGCCATTCTTTGAGATCGTGATATTCaccttaaaaaatgatttaatgtttttgaacaAGGAAACCTAAACTACGGATAATTAATATGTGAGATCCTCAAAAATGATACAGTagaagatagaagaaaagttaaaaaaaaaagaatgaaaaaaataaatgttcattaATCTTTGATTGAGAACAAGTTTGAAGTGAAGATATTTAAACTAATGTGCCGTTTTCGAGAAAgtttccgaaaaatttgtaGGCTATATACAACGATTGGTTGAACTTATTTATTCTTTCCAACCTGTTTTATGTTTAACGTATGTACAAAACTTGAAGGATCTGAATACCACGTATATACGGGGTGTTAACTTCAAACTATGGCATTAAAAGAGCAAAGTTTTATAGAGGACTAGCTGCGAACTATCCGCTTCGCTGGAcaatttcagtttaaaaaatacaaagattattgtattATAACCTTAAtttcatatgccgtcacttattCTCCTTTTGCTCACAATTTTGTCGATCTTATTATTTTGATGCAgaccctaattttttttaaacagcctATGTTACACGCTGAAAATGAAGCTTTCtatacttgaaataatttttcaaatcggcTAAGTAATTCCCTTTGTCATCACCCAAAAACTTCCATTAGGTACCCTATTTTTACCCCCTTCagggtaaaattttcaaaaactttgaatgtcgtatttatttatatctaatcaaaagcctaaaaatatctttcaagcTTCCAGCTTTAAAAATAACGTAATTTCCATGCAAACTTGCAAGCCCTATGTCCACCCCTAAAGCccttttttcgtataaaaaagtAGTCTCTTTCGTTTCCCAGGCTCTTCACTATCTCTGTaccaaagtttatttaaatcgaTTTATTCGCCTGAGTGTTAGGCGTGATTCCCTAACACACAGGCAGACAGAgttttttttcgcatttataatattagtaaagaTTGAATTCTAAGTTTCCCACACACTTTTTTGGATCATATTTActattcacaaaataaaaaatgcatagttgaaaatttgatgcttaataacttttatttaaaatattttctttaaaaaatgcacgatttttaagaaaaatttaaaaaaattaaaaacacagcAAATTGTAGTTACGTTTGTGGATGAATTGTGGATTGACTTTTCAGAAAGTATGaaagataagaaaaagtttGTACGTATAAATCAATCGGAAATTTTCACCCGATTACTTTTGTCCGAGctaatttttctctaaaatgcatagttcgagtaaattgcaaaaaattgtgaaaaaaacgtgaaaaatcGTCCATTTTTtacctaaataattttttttctgcgcacatgaaaatttttataataaaggtaaaaaagttcagtaaatttcttcaaaaaattcaataaatttcaccTAATTTGATGGGgagtataaaatacaaaatttaatttttttgccgaaaaatttcaaattacgaATTTTAGaacattactttttatttcacttGCTTCTATAACGTtgcttgttataaaatatttatttactgaaatttgaatcgatttcaaaattacaaaattaaattaacaaagtTCTGTTGTTTCGTTAAAATTGCAACGGAACCCTAAAACTGCCAAGAAACTATGctgtaaaaattgtattctgCAAATCTTCTAATGTGTACATGTATAGATATAAATCTAGCTTTACCAAAGATGCAGTCAGTACCTTTATGATTTTTTGTGTCGACACATGAGCTTTGAGAGAGATTCATAACAGATTTCTGTTTGATCTTGAGAACGTTTTTGACAGTCAgagcaattttatttataatatgtaaaacatttaCGGACAAACTCAATGACAACATGAGGTTAATGAGATTAatgtgtaatttaaataatttaaaaagtcaacattaatttatttttgctatatctataaataaattaattccatcgttttttaaaaaaaactaaagctAAATGGTTTCGGATTAAATTTTGACTTTTGATcgagaatttataaaaatctaaataaaaatacaattttggactctatatttaaaaaaaagaacttatTTCCGGTTTCAAGAAAATTCCAGAGACGGAAATTTAGTGATCTTCACACGATCAAGATGTAGTATTTTCCAGAAATCCTTTAATAAGATATGAGTCCCATTTTGAAGGCAACACTGTTTTCGATAAGAAGGGCGTTTCAAGATTTGGTCCACTTtgtatatcttaatatatatatttcttgtgtgcgtgtgtatgtaattgaactcctcctagacggctggaccgattttgatgaaattttttgtgtgtgttcgtggagattcgagaatggtttagatttacaatttggtccagtacaactgtttttgagggctccgtaccaaaaaaatgaaatttcattaaatggtgggagcgcatataaatcatatcacattatgtatactatgtgtactatgtatttttaatagtattcaggtattgtcaataggcatttattagagccatatgcgagcgcagcgagctctactatcaaagaccaggccaaaggtcgaaggtcaggccactccaataaataggagttaaattggggtttagcgggatgggtttagcggacaggcgaaacgtagtataggtattaatgaatttgagttacgtttttacgggacaggacaacgtctgtcgggacCGCTAgtatgtaataaatatcaaatattaattttagccccaagtttgtaacgcttacaaatattgacgatacgaaaaaaattggatataggtatgttcttaaaatcatctaattactTCATTCCCGGTTTTCCGTTTGGCcttcaacacgataactcaaaaacgaagagaaatatcaatctgaaatttttatagcgtgttcagaacgtaaaaagtgagtttgagttagtaaatgagcaaccaAAGTCCATTGTACCCATTTTGTAAACGATTAGAAATagagcaaaaatataaatttaaaaaatgttccttataagaaaataaacagtttttgcttgatatattttttcgtaaacatcatggTTTACCcataagggcgcaaattaagacaaaaatttcgtgtccaatt
This genomic interval from Chrysoperla carnea chromosome 1, inChrCarn1.1, whole genome shotgun sequence contains the following:
- the LOC123305570 gene encoding fas-associated death domain protein; translated protein: MFLSYDRLKLDFITMCSQYINNINFFELKKFYEKDLNSVRRLSYCDKLEDLINLLEKADILTKENVAPLRQIALRIGEQSLIEVLNYIHFYENQQYREHRHFPARTNTCLNYSQSNQINHEPPTVSNGTQQMPPVRPSAPEYMPSIQINVPQDHTHMAPNDLPTSRPNTQYDDVVRDKCFKHISERLGNKWKIVGRYLGLREGTMDVIYRKHRNDMPTQILEMLHTFEEDPMYERRKLRTNLTHALRKAKREDLIIAVAHFFDSYP